The Dickeya poaceiphila DNA window GCGTAAGGAACGCGTAATGGGCGGTCCGAACAGCGAAGGCGAACGCCGAAGGCACCGCGTCAGCGGCGTAGTTTAGCCATCAAGCCAGAGGTCAAGGAGAGGTGGCGCTTGCACCTCTCCTTGTCGTGCGTGCGATGATGTGGCAAAGAAGCGACACGGTTTATCCCGCACGAAACCATCCACCGCCCTTGCATACATTCGACAGGCATATTCGCCAGCAACCCCCGCTGTTTGCCAACAGCCCATCCCCGGCGGGCATAGCCGTTTCCTGCAAGGAAAAAAATCCCCCAACCGTTACCGGCTGGAGGAAAAGGGGCGTAAAAAAGTGAAAGGAATAACTTACTGTACGGCAGCGAAAGCCGCCGCCACGCGCTGTACGTTGTGATGATTTAACCCGGCGATGCAGATACGGCCACTGGCGATAAGATATACGCCGAATTCTTCGCGCAGGCGGTCTACCTGTGCGGCGCTAAAGCCGGTGTAGCTGAACATGCCGCGCTGGGTCAGCAGGTAGTCAAAGTTGCGCTCCGGCAGCGCTTTTTTCAGTTCGTTCACCAGCGTCTGGCGCATTTCCAGAATACGCAGGCGCATTGCTTCCACTTCTGCGTGCCAGTTGGCGTTGAGCGTGCTGTCGTTCAGTACGCGCGATACCACCTGTGCGCCGAAGTTCGGCGGGCTGGAGTAGTTGCGGCGCACGGTGGCTTTCAACTGACCGAGTACGCGACTGGCCGCGTCCTGATCTTCACAGACTACAGACAACCCGCCAACGCGCTCGCCATACAGCGAGAAGATTTTGGAAAACGAGTTGCTGACCAGCGCAGGCAAGCCGGCGCTGGCGATAGCGCGGATGGCGTAGGCATCGTCGTCCATGCCGCCGCCAAAGCCCTGATAGGCGATATCCAGAAACGGCACCAGCTCGCCTTTGATCAACACGTCGATCACGCGGTCCCACTCGGCGTGGGTCAGGTCTGAACCGGTCGGGTTGTGGCAGCAGGGGTGCAGCAGCACGATGCTGCGCGGCGGCAGCTGTTTCAGTGCGCCTATCATCCTTTCCACGTTCACGCCCAGCGTGTCGGCGTCAAAGTACGGGTAGGTATGCACCTGAAAACCGGCGCCGGAGAAAATGGCGATATGGTTTTCCCAGGTCGGGTCACTGACCCAGACTTCGGAATCCGGAAAATAACGTTTGAGGAAATCGGCCCCCACTTTCAGCGCGCCGGAGCCGCCCAGCGTCTGGATGGTGGCGACACGCTGCGCGCTAAGCGCCGGGTGGTGCTCGCCGAACAGCAGCGTCTGTACGGCGCTGCGGTAAGCGGCCAGACCTTCCATCGGCAGGTAGACCGATGCCTGCTGCGCTTCGTCCTGCATCTGGCTTTCTGCGGCATTGACCGCGTGTAACTGAGGAATAACGCCCTGGCCGTCGTAATACAACCCGATGCTGAGGTTCACTTTATCAGTACGGGGGTCCTGCTTGAATTTCTCCATCAGGGACAGGATAGGGTCGCCAGCGTAGGCATCGACATTTTGGAACACGGTTGGTCACTCTCCTCAGGTATAAAAAATCAGGCTGTTCGCTAGGCGGTATAGCGGCCAGGGCGATGATTCATGGCGATAATCAGATTCAGCGCCGCTGCACCCAGCACCGAGGCGATCAGCATCGGTATGCTTACCACGAACAGGGAAGCCAGTACAATGGTCACATCTACCGCCATCATGAATTTTCCGGCGCGGATTCCGCTTTTATCTTGTAAATAGAGCGCCAGAATATTCATCCCGCCCAGGCTGGCGCGGTGGCGGAACAGTACGATAAACCCCAGCCCCATAATCAGGTTGCCAAACAGCGTGGCGTAAATCGGTTGCAGGTGGTCAAAGTGAATGAATAACGGGTGCAGGTCGGAAAACAGCGACACCAGCGCCACCGCGCAGAAGGTTTTGATGGTGAACTGCCAGCCCATGCGCCGAATGGCGAGGTAATAAAATGGCAGATTCAGCAAAAAGAATGCGGTACCAAACGAGAGGCGGGTGGCGTAGTGCAGCAAAAATGCCATTCCGGCGGTGCCGCCGGTCAGCGCGCCGGCCTGACGCAGCAAAATCACCCCGAAAGACACCATCAGGGTGCCGATAAGTAGCGCCAGAATGTCTTCCAGCAGCGTGTGTGAAACGGGTTGTGGTGTAATGACGTTATCCATGAAAACGTGCCTGATAAAAGAAGGAATACCTGTCTTTTCAAGCAAAAAGCACACCATCTGGCACGGCTGATGTGGCGAGTTGCCGTTTTTTTACGCAGGAATAACGTTAACTTATTGAAAGAGCTAAATGAATTTATTTACACGTATCGTGTATTTAACTTTTTATTTGTGTATATCTTGTGCGTGCTGGCATCGATTTGTGCGGGAATGATGTGACCCGCACCATCATGAAGCAATGCCTGCACCAAATCAGAGCGCGGAAACCGTTGAGACCATTAACCCATTCTCTTTCAGGCGGTTGAGCACCACCGAGGTTTTCAGGTGCGCCACGCTTTTGTTACGCGCCAGAATCTCGCTGATTAACTCGCTCAGGCCGTGCAGGTCCGCCACCGCGACTTTGAGCATGTAATCTGCGTCGCCAGTGGTTTTGTAGGCATCAATAATGGCATCGACTTCACCCAGCATCTGGTGAAAGTTGTCTACGCACTCCTCGGTGTGATTGAGTAGTCGTACTTCTATCAGGCTCATCAGGTCCAGCCCGACGGCATCCGGCGCCAGCCGGGCGTGATACCCCATAATCAGTTGTGCCTGTTCGAGGGCAATGCGACGACGAGAACACTGTGAGGCCGATAGCCCCACCAGATCGCTGAGCTCCTGATTAGTCAGGCGTCCATTTGCCTGCAGCAGTGTGAGGATCTTCAAGTCAAAATCATCAATGTTGTACATAGCCCTGCTTTCCCAGAAATACAAAAGCTACAGACTAGCAGCTTTTTTGGCTTCCGAAAGTTTGTTGTTTGGCATCCTGATGGGGTCAGCGTGTTTTTTCTGCTGCCCGGCAGCACTGTTCTGGTTCATGGTAGTGCATAGCGACCCGTCAATATGTCGGTTGTGTGCAGATTTTGAACTATTTACACACTAAATCAACGTGATAATCGCATTGCTGCAATAAACGTGAGGTTGAGGATTTTTTTTAGCTGATTCAGTTTGTTAAGTACCTTAAACACGCCCTGCTGGTAAATGGTGTTGGGGTTGGCCTGATAATTGCTGCGTGTGTGACGATATCTGATGCGCCGCTTGTCTTTTCTAAGCTGCCTACGCGGCAGTTCACGATTTAGACAGAGAAGTCAGATCCGCGATGGCTTTCTAAGCTGCCTACGCGGCAGTTCACAAACAATGTCTGTATATTCGCACCCCGGTGTTGTTTCTAAGCTGCCTACGCGGCAGTTCACCGACCGTGAAGCCAACTGACCTGATGGCCTACTTTCTAAGCTGCCTACGCGGCAGTTCACTGTAGCAATTTATCGCTTATGGCTTGATGTTGAAAGGGAAAATTGTGTTTTGGGCTGTGAAACCCTTTTTTTATACCTGCGATTATCATGATTAAAAATCAACAAGTTATACGTAGTCGAAAAAAAAGGGTCAAAACCGACACTCGCTGAAACGGCATGTTACAGTGGCGCGTTTGTCAGACAGCTTTGCAAGGAACTTTCATGAAAAAACGGTTTTCACTGATTCTGTTGTTGGGGCTGGCCGGTAGCGCCAGCGCGGCGTCTCATCTTGATCAGGTTCAGGAACACAGGGTGCTGAAGGTCTGTACCACCGGGGACTATAAGCCGTATACCTCGCTACGTGCGGATGGCAGTTACGAAGGCATCGATATCGCCATGGCACAGTCGCTGGCGAAAAGCCTGGGCGTGAAGGTGGAATGGGTGAAAACCAGCTGGAAAACCCTGATGCCAGATTTTCAGTCCGGTCAGTGCGATATCGCCATGGGCGGGATTTCCGTCACGTTAGATCGTCAGAAAAAGGCGTTCTTCTCCAGCACGCTGGATGTGGATGGCAAGATCCCGCTGGTGCGCTGCGACGACAAGGACAAGTACCAGACAATAGCGCAGATTAATCAGCCGTCGGTGCGGGTCATCGAACCGGCGGGCGGCACCAACGAGGCATTTGTTCACGCCCATTTGCCGAATGCCCATCTGGCGTTGCATGACAACGTGACCATCTTTCAGCAACTGGTGGATAAGCAGGCGGATGTGATGATTACCGATGCGTCGGAGGCGTTGTACCAGCAGAAGCGTTATCCGCAGTTGTGTGCGGTTAACCCCGCTTCGCCAATGCAGTATGGCGAGAAAGCTTACATGTTGCCGCGTGACGACATGAGCTGGAAGTTATATGTGGATCAATGGCTGCATCTGTCGAAATCGACCGGTGAATATCGGAATATAATTTCTGATTGGTTGGGTAAAGTGGAATAAAAGTTGGCTAAATGCGTTTAACGTAATGTAAATTTTTGTGGTTTACCGTATATATCGGAATAATGAACCATTGTTGTGCACCATGAGATAGTTTTTGCTTATCTTTTGGTGCTTTTTTTATTCAATTTTTTTGAGTGCAATCGGCAAATTAACCCGATTTTAACAGCCTGCTAACGGCGCTATCCTGCTTCACATCGAAGGCAATCACGTCTTCCCGACCCGAATAATGTGAAGAGGCTTATCATGAAATCAATCAAAACTGTTGTTGCTGCTATCGCTCTGGCTACTATTTCTTTCGGTTCTATGGCGGCGACTGAAGTGCAGTCGGCATCGAGCCGTGACCTGGGTACCGTTTCCGCCACCGGTTATAATCTGGATGATGTGCAGGCTCAGTTGTCTGCCAAAGCCGATGCCGCTGGCGCCAAATCTTTCCGTATCATCTCCGCTACCGGTGATGACCAGATGCGCGCCGTTGCTGAGCTGTATAACTAATTATTGAGTGCGTTTTTATTCGCTGAACGGCTCAGTGGTTAGTGAGAAAGCCCGAACCCCGGATTATCCGGGGTTCGGGCTTTTTGCGTGATGAGAAGAGGCGATGCTTCGCCATGAGCGCCAGGAGGCTAGCCGATGTACTCCAACTGGGTGCGTGTGGTCAGTCGGGTAACCAGCTCATAGGCGCTGGTGCCGTTGTGGGCGGCGATTTTCTCTACCGGCAGTGGGCCACCCCACAAAATCACTTCATCACCGACCTTATCCTGTGCGTCTGGTCCCAGATCGACGGTAATCATGTCCATCGAGACCCGGCCAGACAGCGGGACTTCGCGGCCATTGATCCACACCGGGGTGCCGCTTTGGGCGTCGCGCGGATAGCCGTCGCCGTAGCCGATGGCAATCACGCCGAGGCGGGTGTCGCGTGGGCTAACCCAGGTGCTGCCGTATCCCACGGGTTCGCCGGCGTGGTGTTCGCGCACCGCAATCAGGTGTGAGGTCAGGGTCATCGCCGGTTTGAGCTGCCATTGGCTGGCATCGCCCTGCGCCAGCGGCGAGACGCCGTACTGGATAATGCCGGGGCGGATCTGATCACGATGAGACTGCGGCCACAGCAGAATCCCGCCGGAGGCGGCGATGGACTGGCGACCCGGTTTGCCTTGCACAAAGGCGTCGAAACAGTCGAGCTGGCGTTGGGTGGTGTCTGCCTGTGGTTCATCGGCGCGGCAAAAGTGGCTCATGATGTTCACCGGTTGCACTACGCTGGAGCAGGCGCACAGTCGGGCATAAAACACGTCGGCGTGTTCCGGCAGCACGCCAAGACGGTGCATTCCGGTGTCGATCTTCATCCAGACGGTCAGCGGGTGCGTCAGGCGCGCCTGTTCCAGCGCCGCCAGTTGTTCTTCGCAGTGCACGGCGGTTTCCAGCTGGTGTTCGACCAGCAGCGGCAACTCCTCGGCGGCAAAAAAGCCTTCCAGCAGCAGGATGGGTTTGGTGATGCCGGCGGCGCGTAGCGCCAGTGCTTCGCTGAGACGGGAAACGCCATAACCGTCGGCGTCGGAAAAGGCGTGGGCGGCTTCCACCGCGCCGTGCCCGTAAGCGTTGGCTTTGACGATGGCGATCAGCCGGCTTTGTGGCGCCATCTTCCGGATACGTTGCAGATTATGACGCAAAGCCTGACGATCAATGACGGCGGTTGCCGTTTTCATTCTGAGTCCTTAGTGCATGTATTTATCATCGACGGTGATGTCGTTATCCGCGTGATGTATTCATCAGCGTAATTTATTCATCATCATATTGTGGCCCGGCGTAATTGTCGAAACGCGACCACTGCCCGTTAAAGGTCAGGCGTACGGTACCAATCGGCCCGTTACGCTGCTTCCCTATAATAATTTCCGCGATGCCTTTCAGATCGCTGTTTTCGTGATAGACCTCATCACGGTAGATAAACATGATCAGGTCCGCGTCCTGCTCGATGGAGCCGGATTCACGCAGGTCGGAGTTGACCGGACGTTTATCGGCGCGCTGTTCCAGACTACGGTTGAGCTGCGACAGCGCGATAACCGGTACTTGCAATTCTTTTGCCAATGCTTTGAGCGAGCGGGAAATTTCAGCGATTTCCAGCGTGCGGTTGTCAGACAATGAAGGAACCCGCATCAATTGCAGGTAGTCGATCATGATCAGGCTCAGCCCGTCGTGCTCGCGGAATACCCGGCGGGCGCGGGAGCGCACTTCGGTAGGCGTCAGGCCAGAGGAGTCGTCGATGTACATGTTGCGCTTTTCCAGCAGCAACCCCATGGTGCTGGAAATGCGCGCCCAGTCCTCGTCGTCGAGCTGGCCGGTACGAATGCGGGTTTGATCGACGCGCGACAACGAGGCCAGCATACGCATCATGATCTGCTCGCCGGGCATCTCCAGACTGAAGATCAGTACCGGTTTTTCCTGCGTCATGGCGGCGTTTTCACACAGGTTCATGGCGAAGGTGGTTTTCCCCATGGAAGGACGTGCCGCCACAATAATCAGGTCTGATTTCTGCAAACCGGCGGTTTTCTTATCCAGATCCTGATAACCGCTGGACACGCCGGTGACGCCGTCATGCGGGCGCTGATAAAGCTGTTCGATGCGCGACACGGTATCTTCCAGAATACGGTCGATACTTTTGGGGCCTTCATCCTTGCTGGCGCGGTTTTCCGCTATCTGAAACACGCGTGATTCGGCCAGATCCAGCAGTTCTTCGCTGCTGCGGCCTTGCGGGTCGTAGCCCGCATCGGCGATTTCGTTGGCGACGGCGATCATCTCGCGCACCACCGCACGTTCACGCACGATGTCGGCATACGCGCCGATATTCGCCGCACTGGGGGTGTTTTTCGCCAGTTCCGCCAGATAGGCGAACCCGCCGGCGGATTCCAGCTCGCCTTTTTGCTCCAAAGACTCTGACAGGGTGATCAGGTCAATCGGCTTGCTCATTTCCAGCAGGCGCTGCATCTCGTTGAAGATCAGCCGGTGGGCGCGGTTGAAAAAGTCGTTGGCGGAGACGCGCTCGGCGACGTTATCCCAACGCTCGTTGTCGAGCATCAACCCCCCTAGCACCGACTGTTCCGCTTCGATGGAATGGGGCGGAAGTTTTAGCCCTTCTACCTGACGGTCGCGGGATTCTGCCGGTTTAGTTGGTTTTTTTTCTGCCATGAAACGCGTTCTTTACGGGTTGATTTACCTTAAGTGATGGGAGCATTGTATATCCTAAACACAGAATGACATATCGTCCGATGACCAGAATAGAGCGAGGAGATCATCATGGCCAAACGTATTCAGTTCAGCGACCACGGCGGGCCGGGAGTGCTGGAGTATGTGGATTACACGCCGCGTGAGCCGGGCCTTAACGACGTTCAGGTGGAAAACCGCGCCATCGGCGTGAATTTTATCGATACCTACTTTCGTTCCGGGCTGTACTCGCCGCCGTCGTTTCCTTCTGGTCTGGGCACCGAAGCGGCTGGCGTGGTGGTCAAAGTCGGGGCTAATGTGCAACACCTCAACGTGGGTGACCGCGTGGTGTATGCCCAGTCTGCGCTGGGCGCGTATAGCGAGCGGCATAACGTACCGGCGGACAAAGTGACGTTGTTGCCGGATGACATCAGCTTTGAGCAGGCGGCGGCGTCCTTCCTGAAAGGGCTGACGGTGTATTACCTGTTGCGCCAGACCTATGAAGTGAAGCCGGGCGAGATATTTTTGTTCCACGCGGCGGCAGGCGGCGTTGGGCTTATCGCCTGCCAGTGGGCGAAAGCGTTGGGGGTGAAGCTTATCGGCACCGTCGGTTCTGATAGCAAGGCCGAACTGGCAAAACAGGCGGGAGCCTGGGCCACCATTAACTATCGCAAGGAAGATATCGTCCAGCGGGTGCTGGAATTGACCCACGAAGAAAAAGTCTCGGTGGTGTATGACTCGGTCGGTAAAGACACCTGGGAAGCCTCGCTGAACTGTCTGAAACGGCGCGGGTTAATGGTGAGTTTCGGCAACTCGTCTGGTCCGGTGACCGGGGTCAATCTCGGCATCCTTAATCAGAAAGGGTCGCTGTATGTGACCCGGCCCTCGTTGTTCAGCTATATCACCAACCGGCAGGAGCTGGAACAGGCCAGCCGCGAGCTGTTCGGGTTGATAGCCAGCGGCGCCATCAAAGTGGAGGTGCCGGATAGCCAGAAGTTTGCGCTGGAAGATGCGCAGTCCGCCCATCGCGCGCTGGAAAGCCGCAGTACTCAAGGATCATGCCTGCTGATTCCGGGTTCCGGATCATAATGAAGCGTGTGGTGATCCGTTAGCACGTGCGCCTTGTTGTACTTCACGTAAGCAGGCGGCGGGATGAAGAGCGGGTTATTCAGAGAGGGTATCTGGAAAAAATAACACCGGCTCGTTAAGAACCGGTGTTATTCCGCAGGCGGTTTAGCCATGCGGTTAATTTCATCAACTGTATGTAGGGTACAGTGTGGAACTCGTCATGAAGGTGCCGCTGTGTGGCTATTATTTTCCTGACGATGATGAAATCGTGTATACCCAAAATAATTCGAGTTGCAGGCAGGCGGCGACGCAGCGAATCCCCAGGAGCTTACTCAAGTAAGTGACTGGGGTGAGCGAGGAAAGCCAACGCACCTGCAACTTGAAGTATGACGGGTATAGTGGGTTTCCCTTGAACCGGGAACCACTAAACAGTAAGCGCTATGCTAACAGCCACAATAAGGAAAAAATATTTGCTGGCGCACAGTTTCATATTTAATACGTTTGCCGCCAGCGTGGTATTACCTGGTATTTTCGTTTGTGATTCAGTCGTTTCCTTCTTCTTTTCTTACCAGTCATTGCCCCGGCGGTGACGCCAGTCGTATTTTTTGCGATACCGGTAGCGGTATGTGCCGCACACTGGCCCGCCCTGATACCCGCGCCACAGCCACACCACCACGATCGCCAGCAGTAGCCACGGCAGTACTTTTATTGCTATCGCAAACAGTCCGGCAGCCAGCATAAAAATGGCGGCAACAAACAGTGCCGCCATCACCCCCAGCAGTGACACGCCGGTAACCAGCAGCATGATAAAAAAACCAATAACGAAGAAAATTTCCAGCATGGTGTGCTCCTTAGCCGTTAGATCGCGTCTTGCGCAGGGGAAACGATTATTCTGCGTGCCGCATGATGCTTACAGGAGGGGTATTACAAGAAGCGTGCCAGAAGTTGTCGCTGATAACTGATTGATTTATCAGCGACAGTCAGCAGAGTGGCGATACTGTGTTAGTCAAAAAGACCAATAGTTGGTTTTTTTCAGGCTACATTAACCAGCGCCAGCGCGCGTTCCACCACGGTGGCGTCTGCGCCGGGTTTATGGGCATTTTCGCTCAGATAACGCCGCCACTGGCGTGCGCCGGGCACGCCCTGAAATAAACCCAGCATGTGACGGGTGATATGGCCTAACGCGGCGCCGCCGGAAAGCTCACGTTCGATATACGGGTACATCGCCTGCACCACGGCGGCCTGATTCGGCACTGCTGTGTTTGCCCCAAACAGCTCGCGGTCAACCTGCGCCAGTATGCCGGGGTTTTGATAGGCTTCGCGGCCCACCATCACGCCATCTACGTATTGCAGGTGCTGTTGCGCCTCAGTCAGCGTTTTGATGCCACCGTTAATCGCCAGCGTCAGCGAGGGGAAATCGCGCTTGAGTTGATAGACGCGCGGGTAGTCCAGCGGCGGGATTTCCCGGTTTTCTTTCGGGCTTAAGCCGGAAAGCCAGGCTTTGCGGGCGTGCACGATAAAGGTATCGCAGCCGCCCTGTTCGGAAACGGTGCGGATAAAATCGCATAAGAATTCGTAGCTGTCCTGATCGTCGATACCGATGCGGGTTTTCACCGTGACCGGAATGCTGACGCGCTCGCGCATCGCTTTAACGCAGTCTGCCACCCGTTGTGATTCCGCCATCAGGCTGGCGCCGAAACGGCCATTTTGCACCCGGTCGGACGGGCAGCCGACATTGAGGTTGATTTCGTCATAGCCGCGCTGTTCCGCCAGTAGCGCGCATTGCGCCAGCGCTGCCGGATCGCTGCCGCCAAGCTGCAACGCCAGCGGATGCTCTTCCTCGCTGTAGGCCAGATAATCCCCCTTGCCGTGCAGAATCGCCCCGGTGGTCACCATCTCGGTGTACAACAGCGCGTTATGACTCAGTAACCGGTGAAAGTAGCGGCAATGGCGATCAGTCCAGTCCAGCATCGGGGCAATTGAGAATCTCTGACGGTGGGCAGGCTTGCCGGGTGCGGTCTCAATGCCTGATTTCACGGGGTTTTCACTGATGGGTTTCTGAGTCATTTACGGGTGTTTCCAGACACATGTTGATTAAATCATCTCCCTCGCAGCGCCATAGCGGCGGCACGCCTCACGGTTGTGGTGTTCGGCGAGGATACAAAACATCACGCCGACACAGGCACAAAACGCGAGGGCCTTACCGTCAGGGAATATACAGGCGAACGGGTAGTATAGCGGGAATCCCATCTCTTTGGCAGACAGCGTGTCCCAACGTCTTCCACTCCACGTCACCATCTTCAAAACGCAATAACTGGTCGCGGTAGTGGTTGTATTGTTTTTTGCGGGCGGTAAGCGCGGTGAAGGTGTCCAGTATACGGACGATTTTGGCCTGGATTTCCAGCGATTTTTTAGGGTTATCTGGGCAGGGGATGGGGATTTGAAGTTTCTCAACCGCAGCTATTGATAAGCGTGGGATACTTGCCCTGCGAACCTGAGATGAAATCTCATGCTGTTTTGTTAAAAGAAAATGATACAGGTATTTGTTGTTAATAGCATTTACTTCTGGAAAGGAATAAACATCATCTGCCGCCCAGAATGCAATATTGCTAAAACCAATCTCGCCAGCTGCTCCTGCCACAATCACAAAGGCTGTTCCAGCTTGCACATTACTTTCATGGTAGTAGCCGAGCGGCTTCATGCTATTCTGATATACGGCATAACTGCCGACTTCTTCTAATTGGCTTTTGACGAGTCGTCTCCCGCGCTGAGGTGAAATTAACTCGCCCACCTTGATCCACTCCACCCCAACCCCATCCAGCAACTTGTCCAAAAAATTCATTGCGCTCATTTTTTTCGGCTCTCTTTTTTCGCCTGTTTTTCCAGCGTGGTAATGGTTTTCAGGTAGTCTTTTTCCACATTGGCGAGCGTTTTGGCTTTATATTTCTGGTATTCCAGCTTGGCTTTATTCACTGCTTGGGTGTGCGATATGTTGCCGGCATTGTCCAGTAGTTTTCTCCCGGTGGAGTTTAAAATACTGTCCAGCTCGCGTACATAATCAGCCATGCGCATTTCACGCTGTTCTATGGCGTTTAATTCGGC harbors:
- the pspG gene encoding envelope stress response protein PspG — encoded protein: MLEIFFVIGFFIMLLVTGVSLLGVMAALFVAAIFMLAAGLFAIAIKVLPWLLLAIVVVWLWRGYQGGPVCGTYRYRYRKKYDWRHRRGNDW
- a CDS encoding quinone oxidoreductase, which encodes MAKRIQFSDHGGPGVLEYVDYTPREPGLNDVQVENRAIGVNFIDTYFRSGLYSPPSFPSGLGTEAAGVVVKVGANVQHLNVGDRVVYAQSALGAYSERHNVPADKVTLLPDDISFEQAAASFLKGLTVYYLLRQTYEVKPGEIFLFHAAAGGVGLIACQWAKALGVKLIGTVGSDSKAELAKQAGAWATINYRKEDIVQRVLELTHEEKVSVVYDSVGKDTWEASLNCLKRRGLMVSFGNSSGPVTGVNLGILNQKGSLYVTRPSLFSYITNRQELEQASRELFGLIASGAIKVEVPDSQKFALEDAQSAHRALESRSTQGSCLLIPGSGS
- a CDS encoding transporter substrate-binding domain-containing protein; this encodes MKKRFSLILLLGLAGSASAASHLDQVQEHRVLKVCTTGDYKPYTSLRADGSYEGIDIAMAQSLAKSLGVKVEWVKTSWKTLMPDFQSGQCDIAMGGISVTLDRQKKAFFSSTLDVDGKIPLVRCDDKDKYQTIAQINQPSVRVIEPAGGTNEAFVHAHLPNAHLALHDNVTIFQQLVDKQADVMITDASEALYQQKRYPQLCAVNPASPMQYGEKAYMLPRDDMSWKLYVDQWLHLSKSTGEYRNIISDWLGKVE
- the bhsA gene encoding multiple stress resistance protein BhsA; the encoded protein is MKSIKTVVAAIALATISFGSMAATEVQSASSRDLGTVSATGYNLDDVQAQLSAKADAAGAKSFRIISATGDDQMRAVAELYN
- the dusA gene encoding tRNA dihydrouridine(20/20a) synthase DusA, yielding MLDWTDRHCRYFHRLLSHNALLYTEMVTTGAILHGKGDYLAYSEEEHPLALQLGGSDPAALAQCALLAEQRGYDEINLNVGCPSDRVQNGRFGASLMAESQRVADCVKAMRERVSIPVTVKTRIGIDDQDSYEFLCDFIRTVSEQGGCDTFIVHARKAWLSGLSPKENREIPPLDYPRVYQLKRDFPSLTLAINGGIKTLTEAQQHLQYVDGVMVGREAYQNPGILAQVDRELFGANTAVPNQAAVVQAMYPYIERELSGGAALGHITRHMLGLFQGVPGARQWRRYLSENAHKPGADATVVERALALVNVA
- a CDS encoding YitT family protein — translated: MDNVITPQPVSHTLLEDILALLIGTLMVSFGVILLRQAGALTGGTAGMAFLLHYATRLSFGTAFFLLNLPFYYLAIRRMGWQFTIKTFCAVALVSLFSDLHPLFIHFDHLQPIYATLFGNLIMGLGFIVLFRHRASLGGMNILALYLQDKSGIRAGKFMMAVDVTIVLASLFVVSIPMLIASVLGAAALNLIIAMNHRPGRYTA
- a CDS encoding amino acid aminotransferase, with the translated sequence MFQNVDAYAGDPILSLMEKFKQDPRTDKVNLSIGLYYDGQGVIPQLHAVNAAESQMQDEAQQASVYLPMEGLAAYRSAVQTLLFGEHHPALSAQRVATIQTLGGSGALKVGADFLKRYFPDSEVWVSDPTWENHIAIFSGAGFQVHTYPYFDADTLGVNVERMIGALKQLPPRSIVLLHPCCHNPTGSDLTHAEWDRVIDVLIKGELVPFLDIAYQGFGGGMDDDAYAIRAIASAGLPALVSNSFSKIFSLYGERVGGLSVVCEDQDAASRVLGQLKATVRRNYSSPPNFGAQVVSRVLNDSTLNANWHAEVEAMRLRILEMRQTLVNELKKALPERNFDYLLTQRGMFSYTGFSAAQVDRLREEFGVYLIASGRICIAGLNHHNVQRVAAAFAAVQ
- a CDS encoding Lrp/AsnC family transcriptional regulator, translated to MYNIDDFDLKILTLLQANGRLTNQELSDLVGLSASQCSRRRIALEQAQLIMGYHARLAPDAVGLDLMSLIEVRLLNHTEECVDNFHQMLGEVDAIIDAYKTTGDADYMLKVAVADLHGLSELISEILARNKSVAHLKTSVVLNRLKENGLMVSTVSAL
- the alr gene encoding alanine racemase, which codes for MKTATAVIDRQALRHNLQRIRKMAPQSRLIAIVKANAYGHGAVEAAHAFSDADGYGVSRLSEALALRAAGITKPILLLEGFFAAEELPLLVEHQLETAVHCEEQLAALEQARLTHPLTVWMKIDTGMHRLGVLPEHADVFYARLCACSSVVQPVNIMSHFCRADEPQADTTQRQLDCFDAFVQGKPGRQSIAASGGILLWPQSHRDQIRPGIIQYGVSPLAQGDASQWQLKPAMTLTSHLIAVREHHAGEPVGYGSTWVSPRDTRLGVIAIGYGDGYPRDAQSGTPVWINGREVPLSGRVSMDMITVDLGPDAQDKVGDEVILWGGPLPVEKIAAHNGTSAYELVTRLTTRTQLEYIG
- a CDS encoding restriction endonuclease subunit S — its product is MSAMNFLDKLLDGVGVEWIKVGELISPQRGRRLVKSQLEEVGSYAVYQNSMKPLGYYHESNVQAGTAFVIVAGAAGEIGFSNIAFWAADDVYSFPEVNAINNKYLYHFLLTKQHEISSQVRRASIPRLSIAAVEKLQIPIPCPDNPKKSLEIQAKIVRILDTFTALTARKKQYNHYRDQLLRFEDGDVEWKTLGHAVCQRDGIPAILPVRLYIP
- the dnaB gene encoding replicative DNA helicase; translated protein: MAEKKPTKPAESRDRQVEGLKLPPHSIEAEQSVLGGLMLDNERWDNVAERVSANDFFNRAHRLIFNEMQRLLEMSKPIDLITLSESLEQKGELESAGGFAYLAELAKNTPSAANIGAYADIVRERAVVREMIAVANEIADAGYDPQGRSSEELLDLAESRVFQIAENRASKDEGPKSIDRILEDTVSRIEQLYQRPHDGVTGVSSGYQDLDKKTAGLQKSDLIIVAARPSMGKTTFAMNLCENAAMTQEKPVLIFSLEMPGEQIMMRMLASLSRVDQTRIRTGQLDDEDWARISSTMGLLLEKRNMYIDDSSGLTPTEVRSRARRVFREHDGLSLIMIDYLQLMRVPSLSDNRTLEIAEISRSLKALAKELQVPVIALSQLNRSLEQRADKRPVNSDLRESGSIEQDADLIMFIYRDEVYHENSDLKGIAEIIIGKQRNGPIGTVRLTFNGQWSRFDNYAGPQYDDE